Proteins encoded together in one Streptomyces umbrinus window:
- a CDS encoding PhzF family phenazine biosynthesis protein, translated as MRIRIVDAFTDRPFAGNPAGVLLLDASTSFPDDAWLQNVALEVNHAETAFAHPLPAGGEADWALRWFTPTAEVAMCGHATLATAHVLATTGAAQGPVRFATRSGVLIATAHDDGTITLDFPTAPLTPVEVPQGIAEALGAEPLTAHDTGPNVGDLLVELADEKAVLGLSPDLASLARHSERGIIATALAGDPSEGYDFVSRCFFPNIGIDEDPVTGSAHTALAPFWSERLGRTALTGRQASSRSGLVRTELRGERTLLTGRAVTVIEGELLA; from the coding sequence ATGCGGATTCGAATCGTCGACGCCTTCACCGACCGCCCCTTCGCCGGCAACCCGGCCGGGGTCCTCCTCCTCGACGCCTCCACGTCCTTCCCGGACGACGCCTGGCTCCAGAACGTGGCCCTGGAGGTCAACCACGCCGAGACCGCGTTCGCCCACCCCCTCCCGGCGGGCGGAGAGGCCGACTGGGCGCTGCGCTGGTTCACGCCCACCGCCGAGGTGGCGATGTGCGGCCACGCGACCCTCGCCACGGCGCACGTACTGGCCACGACGGGCGCCGCCCAGGGACCCGTACGGTTCGCGACCAGGAGCGGCGTGCTCATCGCCACCGCGCACGACGACGGCACGATCACGCTGGACTTCCCGACGGCCCCGCTCACCCCGGTCGAGGTCCCGCAGGGCATCGCCGAGGCCCTGGGCGCCGAGCCGCTCACCGCCCATGACACGGGCCCGAACGTCGGCGACCTGCTGGTCGAACTCGCCGACGAGAAGGCGGTCCTGGGCCTCTCCCCCGACCTCGCGTCCCTCGCCCGCCACTCCGAGCGCGGCATCATCGCCACGGCCCTCGCCGGGGACCCCTCCGAGGGCTACGACTTCGTGTCCCGCTGCTTCTTCCCGAACATCGGCATCGACGAGGACCCGGTCACCGGCAGCGCCCACACCGCCCTCGCGCCCTTCTGGTCCGAGCGCCTCGGCCGCACCGCCCTCACCGGCCGCCAGGCCTCGTCCCGCTCCGGCCTCGTACGGACCGAACTCCGCGGCGAGCGCACACTGCTCACCGGCCGCGCGGTCACCGTCATCGAGGGCGAACTGCTCGCCTGA
- a CDS encoding DUF5999 family protein, giving the protein MCQHQPPCPTADSADREAALLVAHHPEQGWSLLCNGVLLFEDTGELLPDGRIIAPHRPVAMDVMTAA; this is encoded by the coding sequence ATGTGCCAGCACCAGCCACCGTGCCCGACAGCCGACTCCGCCGACCGGGAGGCCGCGCTTCTCGTGGCGCACCACCCGGAACAGGGATGGAGCCTGCTGTGCAACGGCGTTCTCCTCTTCGAGGACACCGGTGAGCTTCTGCCGGACGGCCGGATCATCGCTCCACATCGACCTGTGGCCATGGACGTGATGACCGCCGCCTGA
- a CDS encoding bifunctional nuclease family protein, with translation MNELDVVGVRVEMPSNQPIVLLREVGGDRYLPIWIGPGEATAIAFAQQGMAPARPLTHDLFKDVLEAVGQELTEVRITDLREGVFYAELVFASGVEVSARPSDAIALALRTGTPIYGSDGVLDDAGIAIPDEQEDEVEKFREFLDQISPEDFGTNSQ, from the coding sequence GTGAACGAGCTCGACGTCGTAGGTGTCCGGGTCGAAATGCCCTCCAACCAACCGATCGTGCTCCTGCGTGAAGTGGGAGGCGACCGTTACCTCCCCATCTGGATCGGGCCGGGGGAGGCGACGGCGATCGCCTTCGCACAGCAGGGCATGGCCCCCGCGCGACCGCTGACCCACGACCTGTTCAAGGACGTGCTGGAGGCCGTCGGCCAGGAGCTCACCGAGGTGCGCATCACGGACCTGCGGGAGGGCGTCTTCTATGCGGAGCTGGTGTTCGCCAGCGGGGTCGAGGTCAGCGCCCGGCCGTCCGACGCCATAGCGCTGGCGCTGCGCACCGGGACGCCGATCTACGGCAGCGACGGGGTGCTGGACGACGCCGGTATCGCGATCCCGGACGAGCAGGAGGACGAGGTGGAGAAGTTCCGCGAGTTCCTCGACCAGATCTCGCCCGAGGACTTCGGGACCAACAGCCAGTGA
- a CDS encoding CPBP family intramembrane glutamic endopeptidase gives MHVEAGSVADSFPEDRPSRRILRDETLLVLGVSLGASGVSALISFVGSVTKPGGLKDQAATLNASAAPGRPWLDLAWQLFGIASALVPVALVAHFLLREGKGLRTLGFDRTRPWPDLARGAAIAAVIGSSGIAFYLAARGLGFNLTVVPEALPEVWWKYPVLILSAIQNSVLEEVIVVGYLLRRLDQLGWTPVGALVASSVLRGSYHLYQGIGGFIGNMVMGVVFVYLYRRWGRVGPLVVAHSLLDIGAFVGYALLAGKVGWLPTA, from the coding sequence GTGCACGTGGAGGCTGGGTCGGTGGCTGATTCTTTTCCCGAGGACCGGCCCTCGCGGCGGATTCTCCGCGACGAGACACTGCTTGTACTGGGCGTCTCGCTCGGGGCCAGCGGGGTCTCCGCGCTGATCAGCTTCGTCGGTTCGGTCACCAAACCGGGAGGTCTCAAGGACCAGGCGGCCACGCTCAACGCCTCGGCCGCCCCGGGCCGTCCCTGGCTCGATCTGGCGTGGCAGCTGTTCGGGATCGCCTCCGCGCTGGTGCCGGTCGCCCTCGTCGCGCACTTCCTGCTGCGTGAGGGGAAGGGGCTGCGCACGCTCGGCTTCGACCGCACCCGTCCGTGGCCGGACCTCGCCCGGGGTGCCGCGATCGCCGCGGTGATCGGCAGCTCGGGCATCGCGTTCTATCTGGCTGCCCGCGGACTCGGCTTCAACCTCACCGTGGTGCCCGAGGCGCTGCCCGAGGTGTGGTGGAAGTACCCGGTGCTGATCCTCTCCGCGATCCAGAACTCGGTCCTGGAGGAGGTCATCGTCGTCGGGTATCTGCTGCGCCGCCTCGACCAGTTGGGCTGGACCCCGGTCGGCGCACTGGTGGCCAGCTCGGTGCTGCGCGGCTCGTACCACCTCTATCAGGGCATCGGCGGGTTCATCGGCAACATGGTGATGGGCGTGGTCTTCGTCTACCTGTACCGCCGCTGGGGCCGCGTCGGACCGCTGGTGGTCGCCCACTCGCTGCTCGACATCGGGGCGTTCGTCGGGTACGCGCTGCTGGCGGGGAAAGTGGGCTGGCTGCCCACCGCGTGA
- a CDS encoding glutamate--cysteine ligase — translation MGEKVVAGPIGLSDRQRYREKLQQCLAGLARLLAEKRFDRPKNLMGLEIELNLAGPDGMPRMMNAQVLERIASRDFQTELAMFNLEVNIAPHRLGGRVFDRLAEELRTSLAYAHRKANEVDAGIVMIGILPTIARDDLVSANLSDVDRYTLLNDQIVAARGEDFRLDIEGVERLSCTSASIAPEAACTSVQLHLQVTPGRFADVWNAAQAVAAVQVAVGANSPFLFGRELWRESRPPLFLQSTDTRPPELQAQGVRPRTWFGERWISSAYDLFEENLRFFPPLLPICDEEDPQAVLDKGGTPRLAELVLHNGTIYRWNRPVYGIDDGVPHLRVENRVLPAGPTVTDVIANAAFYYGLVRALAGEARPVWTRLPFEAAAANFDHACRYGIDARLEWPRRGRYGGTTRMPATRLVLDELLPLAAAGLDAWGVEPADRDLYLGVIEERCKRGVNGASWQSRTFHKALEDGMGRDAALAATTKRYAELMHLGEPVHTWPVGLPAPAVSLG, via the coding sequence ATGGGGGAGAAGGTCGTGGCGGGACCGATCGGCCTGTCCGATCGGCAGCGCTACCGCGAAAAGCTCCAGCAGTGTCTGGCGGGGCTGGCGCGGTTGCTGGCGGAGAAGCGGTTCGACCGCCCAAAGAATCTCATGGGCCTGGAGATCGAGCTGAATCTCGCCGGTCCTGACGGCATGCCGAGAATGATGAATGCGCAAGTACTTGAGCGCATCGCGAGCCGGGATTTCCAAACAGAACTCGCCATGTTCAATCTGGAAGTAAACATTGCTCCCCATCGGCTCGGCGGCCGTGTATTCGACCGGCTCGCCGAGGAGTTGCGCACGTCACTCGCATATGCCCACCGGAAGGCGAACGAGGTCGACGCCGGAATCGTGATGATCGGTATTCTGCCGACGATCGCCCGCGACGACCTGGTCTCCGCGAACCTTTCCGACGTGGACCGCTACACGCTGCTCAACGACCAGATCGTGGCCGCCCGCGGCGAGGACTTCAGGCTGGACATCGAGGGTGTGGAGCGGCTCAGCTGCACCTCGGCGTCCATCGCGCCCGAAGCCGCCTGCACCTCCGTTCAGTTGCACCTCCAGGTCACGCCCGGACGCTTCGCCGACGTGTGGAACGCGGCGCAGGCGGTGGCCGCCGTCCAGGTCGCGGTGGGCGCCAACTCGCCCTTCCTGTTCGGCCGTGAGCTGTGGCGCGAGTCGCGGCCTCCGCTGTTCCTGCAGTCCACCGACACCCGTCCGCCCGAGCTCCAGGCGCAGGGGGTCCGTCCGCGGACCTGGTTCGGGGAGCGGTGGATCTCGTCGGCGTACGACCTGTTCGAGGAGAACCTGCGTTTCTTCCCTCCTCTGTTGCCCATCTGCGACGAGGAGGATCCGCAGGCCGTCCTCGACAAGGGCGGCACGCCCCGGCTCGCCGAACTCGTGCTCCACAACGGCACCATCTACCGCTGGAACCGCCCGGTGTACGGCATCGACGACGGTGTCCCGCATCTGCGCGTGGAGAACCGTGTGCTGCCCGCGGGCCCCACGGTCACCGACGTCATCGCCAACGCGGCCTTCTACTACGGGCTCGTACGGGCCCTCGCGGGCGAGGCGCGGCCGGTGTGGACACGGCTGCCCTTCGAGGCCGCGGCGGCCAACTTCGACCACGCCTGCCGGTACGGCATCGACGCGCGGCTGGAGTGGCCGCGACGCGGCAGGTACGGCGGGACCACGCGGATGCCCGCGACCCGGCTGGTGCTGGACGAACTGCTGCCGCTCGCGGCGGCGGGCCTGGACGCGTGGGGCGTCGAGCCGGCCGACCGGGACCTCTACCTCGGCGTCATCGAAGAGCGCTGCAAGCGGGGCGTCAACGGGGCCTCCTGGCAGTCCCGTACGTTCCACAAGGCGCTGGAGGACGGCATGGGGCGGGATGCCGCGCTGGCCGCCACGACGAAACGGTACGCCGAGCTGATGCACCTCGGTGAGCCCGTGCACACCTGGCCGGTCGGGTTACCGGCGCCCGCCGTTTCGCTCGGGTGA
- the ftsR gene encoding transcriptional regulator FtsR, producing MLRTPSGGVGHGTAAMDNGLMSIGTVLNVLRDEFPEVTISKIRFLESEGLIEPQRTPSGYRKFSPGDVERLGHVLRMQRDHYLPLKVIREHLDAVERGEAVPLPSVGRQRDGEVLCESEGPTVARIGRAELLAAVEIGEQELEEWESYGLITPLPEGVYDAEAVTVAGLVVELGRFGIEPRHLRAVKAAADREAGLVDQVVAPLRRHRNPQTRAHAEAQTKELAGLAVKLHAALVQSALGVRLP from the coding sequence ATGCTTCGAACACCGAGCGGCGGTGTCGGCCACGGCACCGCCGCCATGGACAACGGACTGATGAGCATCGGCACGGTGCTCAATGTGCTGCGCGACGAGTTCCCCGAAGTCACCATCTCCAAGATCCGTTTCCTGGAGTCGGAGGGGCTCATCGAGCCGCAGCGGACCCCGTCGGGGTATCGCAAGTTCAGCCCGGGAGACGTCGAGCGCCTCGGACACGTCCTGAGGATGCAGCGGGACCACTATCTGCCCCTGAAGGTGATCCGCGAGCACCTGGACGCCGTGGAGCGCGGTGAGGCGGTGCCGTTGCCGTCCGTGGGGCGTCAGCGCGACGGTGAGGTGCTCTGCGAGTCCGAGGGGCCGACAGTGGCCCGGATCGGGCGGGCCGAGCTGCTGGCCGCCGTGGAGATCGGCGAGCAGGAGCTCGAGGAGTGGGAGTCGTACGGGCTCATCACACCGCTGCCCGAGGGGGTCTACGACGCCGAGGCGGTGACCGTGGCCGGTCTCGTCGTGGAACTGGGGCGGTTCGGGATCGAGCCGCGCCATCTGCGTGCCGTGAAGGCCGCCGCCGACCGTGAGGCGGGCCTTGTCGACCAGGTCGTGGCCCCACTGCGGCGGCACCGCAATCCGCAGACCAGGGCGCACGCGGAGGCGCAGACCAAGGAACTGGCGGGGCTCGCGGTGAAGCTGCACGCCGCGCTGGTGCAGTCCGCGCTCGGGGTGCGGCTGCCCTGA
- a CDS encoding MerR family transcriptional regulator: MRSSGDGTAGGAPGPGLGESSPYPLHSSAADHVQRPTAVPEDGGVASEEVGYRGPTACAAAGITYRQLDYWARTGLVEPSVRAAYGSGTQRLYSFRDVVVLKIVKRFLDTGVSLQNIRTTVQHLRERGFRDLERMTLMSDGATVYECSSPDEVHALLQGGQGIFGIAVGVVWRDVESALSQLHGERVDTGETLVRPNPADELARRRNRAV; encoded by the coding sequence GTGAGAAGCAGCGGCGACGGTACGGCTGGGGGTGCCCCCGGACCCGGTCTGGGGGAGAGCAGCCCGTACCCGCTTCACAGCAGCGCGGCCGATCACGTACAGCGGCCGACAGCGGTGCCCGAGGACGGCGGGGTGGCGTCCGAGGAGGTCGGTTATCGGGGGCCCACGGCCTGCGCGGCCGCGGGCATCACCTACCGGCAGCTGGACTACTGGGCCAGAACCGGGCTGGTCGAGCCGAGCGTGCGGGCCGCCTACGGGTCGGGGACGCAGCGGCTCTACAGCTTCCGGGACGTCGTCGTCCTGAAGATCGTCAAGCGGTTCCTCGACACCGGTGTCTCGCTGCAGAACATCCGCACCACCGTCCAGCACCTGCGTGAGCGCGGGTTCCGGGACCTGGAGCGGATGACGCTGATGAGCGACGGCGCCACGGTCTACGAGTGCTCCTCGCCCGACGAGGTCCACGCGCTCCTGCAGGGCGGACAGGGCATCTTCGGGATCGCGGTGGGCGTGGTGTGGCGGGATGTCGAGAGCGCCCTCTCACAGCTGCACGGGGAGCGGGTCGACACGGGCGAGACGCTTGTCCGGCCCAATCCGGCGGATGAGCTGGCGCGGCGGCGTAATCGCGCGGTCTGA
- a CDS encoding PRC-barrel domain-containing protein, with protein sequence MQTDIDPRNLIGRKAFDRNGTKIGTVDEVYLDDATGVPEWAAIRTGLFSRDAFVPLEPSELADGALRVPFERALIKDAPDFGVGRHLSPEQELQLYHHYGLDVAPPPPFPDHDFGHLAGKDEPQ encoded by the coding sequence GTGCAGACCGACATCGATCCGCGCAACCTGATAGGCCGCAAGGCGTTCGACCGCAACGGCACAAAAATCGGCACGGTCGACGAGGTCTACCTCGACGACGCGACCGGCGTACCGGAGTGGGCGGCCATACGCACCGGCCTGTTCAGCAGAGACGCCTTCGTCCCCCTGGAGCCCAGCGAGCTGGCCGACGGGGCCCTGCGCGTCCCCTTCGAACGCGCCCTGATCAAGGACGCCCCCGACTTCGGAGTGGGCCGCCACCTCTCCCCCGAACAGGAACTCCAGCTCTACCACCACTACGGCCTGGACGTAGCCCCCCCACCCCCCTTCCCGGACCACGACTTCGGCCACCTGGCAGGCAAGGACGAGCCCCAGTAG
- the gcvP gene encoding aminomethyl-transferring glycine dehydrogenase, with amino-acid sequence MTAHRIPLSELEQGIPFEQRHIGPDTEARAKMLAHVGYGSLDELTATAVPDVIKNADSLELPGARTEAEVLAELRSLADRNQVLDSMIGLGYYGTFTPPVILRNVMESPAWYTAYTPYQPEISQGRLEALLNFQTVVAELTGLPTSGASLLDEGTAAAEAMALSRRMGKNKKGLFLVDADTMPQTIAVIETRAEPTGVEVVVADLSDGIPAEFAEREINGVLLQYPGASGAVRDLKPVVERAHELGAVVTVAADLLALTLLTSPGELGADIAVGTTQRFGVPMGFGGPHAGYMAVREKFARSLPGRLVGVSVDADGNKAYRLALQTREQHIRREKATSNICTAQVLLAVMAGMYAVYHGPQGLQSIARRTHRYATILAAGLKAGGVEVVHEAYFDTLTVRVPGKAAETLAAARRGGVNLRLVDADHLSLACDETTTRAQLGAVWAAFGVDGDVAVLDEATEDTLPAAQLRTDEYLTHPVFHQYRSETAMLRYLRRLADRDYALDRGMIPLGSCTMKLNATTEMEPVTWPEFGQLHPFAPAEQAQGYLTLIRELEERLAEVTGYDKVSLQPNAGSQGELAGLLAVRGYHRANGDEQRTVCLIPSSAHGTNAASAVMAGMKVVVVKTADDGEIDVEDLRAKIEQHRDELSVLMITYPSTHGVFEEHVADICAQVHEAGGQVYVDGANLNALVGLAKPGHFGGDVSHLNLHKTFCIPHGGGGPGVGPVGVRSHLAPYLPNHPLQPAAGPETGVGPISAAPWGSAGILPISWAYVRLMGGEGLKRATQVAVLSANYIAKRLEPHYPVLYTGPGGLVAHECIIDLRPLTKATGVSVDDVAKRLIDYGFHAPTMSFPVAGTLMIEPTESEDLTEIDRFCDAMIAIRAEIEKVGSGEWAADDNPLRNAPHTAAALGDAWEHAYSREEAVFPAGVSAADKYWPPVRRIDQAYGDRNLVCSCPPLDAYEE; translated from the coding sequence ATGACCGCCCATCGTATTCCGCTCTCAGAGCTCGAACAGGGAATCCCCTTCGAGCAGCGCCACATCGGGCCCGACACCGAAGCCCGGGCCAAGATGCTCGCGCACGTGGGGTACGGCTCGCTCGACGAGCTGACGGCCACCGCGGTCCCGGATGTGATCAAGAACGCCGACTCGCTGGAACTGCCGGGCGCCCGCACCGAGGCCGAGGTACTGGCCGAGCTGCGTTCCCTCGCGGACCGCAACCAGGTGCTGGATTCCATGATCGGACTCGGGTACTACGGGACGTTCACGCCGCCTGTCATTCTGCGCAATGTCATGGAAAGCCCTGCTTGGTACACCGCGTATACGCCGTACCAGCCTGAGATCTCGCAGGGGCGGCTGGAAGCGCTGCTGAACTTCCAGACCGTGGTCGCAGAGCTGACCGGTCTGCCGACCTCCGGGGCCTCGCTGCTCGACGAGGGCACGGCGGCCGCCGAGGCCATGGCACTGTCGCGGCGCATGGGCAAGAACAAGAAGGGCCTGTTCCTGGTCGACGCGGACACCATGCCGCAGACCATCGCCGTGATCGAGACCCGCGCCGAGCCGACCGGCGTCGAGGTCGTCGTCGCCGACCTGAGCGACGGCATTCCGGCCGAGTTCGCCGAGCGCGAGATCAACGGCGTGCTCCTCCAGTACCCGGGCGCCTCCGGTGCCGTACGGGACCTCAAGCCCGTCGTCGAGCGGGCGCACGAGCTGGGCGCGGTCGTCACCGTCGCCGCCGATCTGCTCGCCCTGACGCTGCTCACCTCGCCCGGTGAGCTCGGCGCCGACATCGCGGTCGGTACGACCCAGCGCTTCGGTGTGCCGATGGGCTTCGGCGGGCCGCACGCCGGATACATGGCCGTCCGCGAGAAGTTCGCGCGCAGCCTGCCCGGCCGCCTCGTCGGCGTCTCGGTCGACGCGGACGGCAACAAGGCGTACCGGCTCGCCCTGCAGACGCGTGAGCAGCACATCCGCCGCGAGAAGGCGACCAGCAACATCTGTACGGCTCAGGTGCTGCTCGCCGTGATGGCCGGGATGTACGCCGTCTACCACGGGCCCCAGGGCCTGCAGTCCATCGCGCGGCGCACCCACCGGTACGCCACGATCCTCGCCGCGGGTCTGAAGGCCGGCGGGGTCGAGGTCGTCCACGAGGCGTACTTCGACACGCTCACCGTGCGGGTGCCGGGCAAGGCGGCCGAGACGCTCGCGGCCGCGCGCCGGGGCGGGGTCAACCTCCGGCTCGTCGACGCCGACCACCTGTCCCTCGCCTGCGACGAGACCACCACGCGGGCCCAACTGGGCGCTGTCTGGGCCGCGTTCGGTGTCGACGGCGACGTGGCCGTGCTGGACGAGGCGACGGAGGACACGCTGCCGGCCGCGCAGCTGCGCACCGACGAGTACCTCACGCACCCCGTCTTCCACCAGTACCGTTCCGAGACCGCGATGCTGCGCTACCTGCGCCGGCTCGCCGACCGTGACTACGCGCTCGACCGGGGCATGATCCCGCTGGGCTCCTGCACGATGAAGCTCAACGCGACGACCGAGATGGAGCCGGTGACCTGGCCCGAGTTCGGACAGCTGCACCCCTTCGCGCCCGCCGAGCAGGCACAGGGCTATCTCACGCTCATCCGTGAGCTGGAGGAGCGGCTCGCCGAGGTCACGGGCTACGACAAGGTGTCGCTGCAGCCCAACGCCGGTTCGCAGGGCGAGCTGGCAGGTCTGCTGGCCGTACGCGGCTACCACCGGGCCAATGGCGACGAGCAGCGCACCGTCTGCCTCATCCCCTCGTCCGCGCACGGGACGAACGCCGCGAGTGCGGTGATGGCCGGGATGAAGGTCGTCGTCGTGAAGACCGCCGACGACGGCGAGATCGATGTCGAGGACCTGCGGGCCAAGATCGAGCAGCACCGTGACGAGCTGTCGGTGCTGATGATCACGTACCCCTCGACGCACGGGGTGTTCGAGGAGCACGTCGCCGACATCTGTGCCCAGGTGCACGAGGCGGGCGGCCAGGTGTACGTCGACGGCGCCAACCTCAACGCACTGGTGGGGCTTGCCAAGCCGGGGCACTTCGGTGGCGACGTCTCGCACCTCAACCTGCACAAGACGTTCTGCATCCCGCACGGCGGCGGCGGTCCTGGCGTGGGTCCGGTCGGGGTGCGCTCGCACCTGGCGCCGTATCTGCCGAACCACCCGCTGCAGCCCGCCGCGGGCCCGGAGACGGGCGTGGGCCCGATCTCGGCCGCTCCCTGGGGCTCCGCGGGCATCCTGCCCATCTCGTGGGCGTACGTCCGTCTCATGGGCGGTGAGGGGCTCAAGCGGGCCACGCAGGTCGCCGTGCTCAGTGCCAACTACATCGCCAAGCGTCTTGAGCCGCACTACCCGGTGCTCTACACCGGTCCCGGCGGGCTCGTGGCGCACGAGTGCATCATCGATCTGCGGCCGCTGACCAAGGCGACCGGTGTGAGCGTCGACGACGTCGCCAAGCGGCTGATCGACTACGGGTTCCACGCGCCGACGATGTCGTTCCCGGTGGCCGGCACGCTGATGATCGAGCCCACGGAGAGCGAGGACCTGACCGAGATCGACCGGTTCTGCGACGCGATGATCGCCATCCGTGCGGAGATCGAGAAGGTCGGATCGGGCGAGTGGGCGGCGGACGACAACCCGCTGCGGAACGCCCCGCACACGGCGGCCGCGCTCGGCGACGCCTGGGAGCACGCCTACAGCCGTGAGGAAGCCGTCTTCCCGGCCGGTGTCTCGGCCGCGGACAAGTACTGGCCGCCGGTGCGCCGGATCGACCAGGCCTACGGCGACCGGAACCTGGTCTGCTCCTGCCCGCCGCTGGACGCCTACGAAGAGTAG
- a CDS encoding substrate-binding and VWA domain-containing protein, with amino-acid sequence MGRHSLPDGFRRGATGPRRRARRRNVALTTALLVAAAGGTAAAVDGGVLSFGSSCWDSAVRLRIAAAPGIAPALKDAAGYARDNDVTSDGSCLDVQVTAQDAYKVTDALRSNEKSATEFEAWVPDSGVWVSRIMADGKSVPVTPAGNVASSPVGVAMIPTAAKSLGWPVKTYSWTELADATTTSERLRLGAGDPSRSATGLLALTRLTHAVGKAKDGDILAAATAKALSLRASDSDSQVLDTLPRDLSGTEQGNPKRNQALILSEQAAFAYNTTADSGDDLDLFYPKDGSPLLDFPFALVDEPALTTDESRAALRFMTLLGEPDGRRILEKHGFRTDDDDIPDKLVTRAGGRAPQPYRELPDTPATDKEIEEALGMWTITVQSARLTTVVDISASMSKPVPGTSESRMEVTKSALSQALATFTPQDEVGLWTFSRKVDGERDYRVLVPTERLAGRAAGSTQRDLLSAAFDSLKPVKDGATGLYDTTLAAYKEATASYTKGKFNGLVLLTDGVNDDPGSISRSALVAQLRQLTDPDRPVPLIAIAVGPEADKKELDEIAEATGGSAHLVTDPSQIHSVILKAVVRAGDQK; translated from the coding sequence ATGGGACGTCACAGCTTGCCCGACGGGTTCCGGAGGGGCGCCACCGGCCCCCGGCGGCGCGCTCGGCGCCGCAATGTGGCGCTGACGACGGCCCTCCTGGTCGCTGCCGCCGGGGGCACGGCCGCCGCGGTCGACGGCGGCGTACTCTCCTTCGGCTCGTCCTGCTGGGACAGTGCCGTGCGCCTGCGGATCGCCGCCGCTCCCGGCATCGCGCCCGCGCTCAAGGACGCGGCAGGCTACGCCCGGGACAACGACGTGACGTCCGACGGCAGTTGCCTCGACGTGCAGGTGACCGCCCAGGACGCGTACAAGGTCACGGACGCCCTGCGGTCGAATGAGAAGAGCGCCACCGAGTTCGAGGCATGGGTGCCGGACTCGGGTGTGTGGGTGAGCCGGATCATGGCGGACGGCAAGTCGGTTCCGGTGACGCCGGCGGGCAACGTCGCCTCGTCACCGGTGGGCGTGGCCATGATCCCGACGGCCGCGAAGTCGCTCGGGTGGCCCGTCAAGACGTACAGCTGGACCGAGCTGGCCGACGCGACGACGACGAGCGAGCGGCTGAGGCTCGGGGCGGGCGACCCGTCGCGCAGCGCCACCGGCCTGCTCGCCCTGACCCGGCTGACACACGCGGTCGGCAAGGCCAAGGACGGCGACATCCTGGCGGCGGCCACCGCGAAGGCCCTCTCGCTGCGCGCCTCCGACAGCGACAGCCAGGTCCTGGACACCCTGCCGCGCGACCTCTCGGGCACCGAGCAGGGCAACCCGAAGCGCAACCAGGCGCTGATCCTCTCCGAGCAGGCGGCGTTCGCGTACAACACGACCGCGGACAGCGGCGACGACCTCGACCTCTTCTACCCGAAGGACGGCTCGCCCCTGCTCGACTTCCCGTTCGCGCTGGTCGACGAGCCGGCGCTGACCACCGACGAGAGCCGGGCCGCGCTGCGGTTCATGACCCTCCTCGGCGAGCCCGACGGGCGCCGGATCCTGGAGAAGCACGGCTTCCGTACGGATGACGACGACATCCCGGACAAGCTGGTGACCCGCGCCGGCGGCCGCGCCCCGCAGCCGTACAGGGAACTGCCGGACACACCCGCCACGGACAAGGAGATCGAGGAAGCCCTCGGCATGTGGACGATCACCGTGCAGAGCGCCCGGCTCACCACGGTCGTCGACATCTCCGCGTCCATGTCGAAGCCGGTGCCGGGCACCAGCGAGTCCCGTATGGAGGTGACCAAGTCGGCGCTGTCACAGGCTCTGGCCACCTTCACCCCTCAGGACGAGGTCGGGCTCTGGACGTTCTCCAGGAAGGTCGACGGCGAGCGCGACTACCGCGTACTCGTCCCGACCGAGCGGCTGGCCGGCCGCGCGGCCGGCAGTACCCAGCGGGACCTTCTGTCGGCGGCCTTCGACAGCCTGAAGCCGGTCAAGGACGGCGCCACAGGCCTGTACGACACGACACTGGCGGCCTACAAGGAGGCCACGGCCTCCTACACGAAGGGCAAGTTCAACGGGCTGGTACTGCTCACCGACGGCGTGAACGATGACCCGGGGAGCATCTCGCGCTCCGCCCTCGTCGCCCAACTCCGGCAGCTGACCGATCCGGACCGCCCGGTACCGCTGATCGCGATCGCGGTGGGGCCGGAGGCCGACAAGAAGGAGCTCGACGAGATCGCCGAGGCGACCGGGGGCTCGGCCCACCTGGTCACCGACCCGTCCCAGATCCACTCGGTGATCCTGAAAGCCGTCGTACGGGCCGGCGACCAGAAGTGA